One Lysinibacillus fusiformis genomic window carries:
- a CDS encoding ComE operon protein 2 yields the protein MERITWDQFFMAQSHLLALRSTCTRLAVGATVVRDKRIIAGGYNGSITGDEHCIEEGCYVVDNHCVRTIHAEMNALLQCAKYGTPTRGADLYVTHFPCLPCTKSIIQAGIERVYYATDYKNNPYAQELFKKAGVEVLHVPFDERKIDFLSNEKIALYIDMLNELRESGLPAEKLLPYEQKVSALFGKTL from the coding sequence ATGGAGCGTATTACTTGGGATCAATTTTTCATGGCACAAAGTCATTTACTCGCTTTACGAAGCACTTGTACAAGACTAGCAGTAGGTGCAACGGTTGTACGTGATAAACGTATTATTGCAGGGGGGTATAACGGTTCGATTACTGGTGATGAACATTGTATTGAAGAAGGCTGCTATGTCGTTGATAATCATTGTGTCCGTACGATACATGCAGAAATGAATGCACTCCTACAATGTGCAAAGTACGGTACGCCGACAAGGGGTGCAGACCTTTACGTTACACATTTCCCATGTCTGCCATGTACAAAATCAATAATACAAGCTGGTATTGAGCGCGTGTATTATGCAACAGATTATAAAAACAACCCGTATGCACAGGAACTTTTTAAAAAAGCTGGAGTGGAAGTTTTACATGTCCCATTTGATGAACGTAAAATTGACTTCTTAAGCAATGAAAAAATAGCCTTGTACATAGATATGCTGAATGAGTTACGTGAGAGTGGCCTACCAGCAGAAAAATTACTCCCTTATGAACAGAAGGTGAGTGCATTATTTGGCAAAACACTGTAA
- a CDS encoding class I SAM-dependent DNA methyltransferase, protein MSSYERFAQVYDELQTDIPYSRYVEWVMRHASSKQFPKLLDIGCGTGVLGLMLADAGYKVSGVDLSEEMLAIAAERFADVGLHVPLYCMSMHELDGFAELDVVTIAIDSLNYVVEEEDVYATLKHIFEALRDGGQLFFDVHSLFKMDDIFLDGPFTYDDGDISYVWHTEPGDFEHSVVHQMTFYVRDVASDLYERFDEEHVQRTFPIEQYMTWLRTIGFTDVEVTADFTDEAPEDESERIFIRAVK, encoded by the coding sequence GTGAGTAGCTATGAGCGTTTTGCTCAGGTGTATGATGAGCTGCAAACTGACATTCCTTATAGTCGCTATGTGGAATGGGTGATGCGGCATGCATCGAGCAAACAATTCCCGAAACTTTTAGATATTGGCTGTGGCACAGGGGTACTTGGTCTAATGCTTGCAGATGCTGGCTACAAGGTAAGTGGTGTCGATTTATCTGAAGAAATGCTCGCTATTGCGGCGGAGCGTTTTGCAGATGTAGGCTTGCATGTACCACTATACTGCATGTCAATGCATGAATTAGACGGTTTTGCGGAACTTGATGTTGTCACAATTGCTATTGACTCACTCAATTATGTTGTTGAGGAAGAGGACGTATATGCAACATTAAAACATATTTTTGAGGCTTTACGTGATGGTGGACAGCTATTCTTTGATGTCCATTCATTATTTAAAATGGATGATATCTTTTTAGATGGTCCTTTTACGTATGATGACGGTGATATTAGTTATGTATGGCATACTGAGCCTGGTGACTTTGAGCATTCTGTTGTCCATCAAATGACGTTTTATGTGCGTGATGTGGCAAGTGACTTGTACGAGCGCTTCGACGAGGAGCATGTGCAACGTACATTCCCGATTGAACAATATATGACATGGCTTCGTACGATTGGTTTTACAGATGTTGAGGTAACCGCTGATTTTACAGACGAAGCACCTGAAGACGAAAGCGAACGCATTTTTATACGTGCGGTGAAATAA
- the holA gene encoding DNA polymerase III subunit delta, giving the protein MISNVWNNIKKGELSPVYLLVGEESYFIDETVKRLKEAIGPDEEIEVSTFDLEEMPVDVVIDEADTIPFFSERKLIIAKNASFLKATEKGKEKIDHDVKRLEAWLGHPSDFSVTVFIAPYEKLDERKKVTKMMKEHAFLVQAETPKEQDLAVWIQGLVKAEGNTITQNAIEQLVTMVGSNMLQLQMEIEKLALYLGEGGEITTALVEDLVAKTLEQDAFKMLNAYFANEPVAALSIYHDLLRQKQEPIMLVGLLASNVRTMSNVFYLLKKGYHPQQIAKNLKIHPYRVKLMVEQRNRPSEESLLKALYQLAEVDLQLKTAGGNRERYLELFLLRQL; this is encoded by the coding sequence ATGATTTCAAACGTTTGGAACAACATAAAAAAAGGTGAGCTTTCGCCGGTTTATTTGCTCGTTGGGGAGGAAAGCTATTTTATAGATGAAACTGTAAAACGTTTAAAAGAAGCAATCGGCCCCGATGAAGAGATAGAAGTGAGTACATTTGATTTAGAAGAAATGCCCGTTGATGTAGTGATTGATGAAGCAGATACCATTCCTTTTTTCTCAGAACGTAAACTTATTATAGCCAAAAATGCTTCGTTTTTAAAAGCGACTGAAAAAGGCAAGGAAAAAATTGATCACGATGTGAAGCGGTTAGAAGCATGGCTTGGACACCCTTCAGATTTTTCTGTGACGGTTTTTATTGCACCATATGAAAAACTTGATGAACGTAAAAAAGTAACGAAAATGATGAAAGAACATGCATTTTTAGTACAAGCGGAAACACCAAAAGAGCAAGACTTAGCTGTGTGGATTCAAGGCCTTGTGAAAGCAGAGGGAAATACGATTACACAAAATGCCATCGAGCAGCTTGTAACAATGGTTGGATCAAATATGCTTCAGCTACAAATGGAAATTGAAAAACTGGCATTATATTTAGGCGAGGGTGGGGAAATTACGACTGCTTTAGTGGAGGATTTAGTGGCAAAAACATTAGAGCAAGATGCCTTCAAAATGTTGAATGCATATTTTGCGAATGAGCCAGTTGCAGCACTGTCTATTTACCACGATTTACTGCGCCAAAAGCAAGAACCAATCATGCTTGTAGGTCTTCTTGCGTCAAATGTACGCACAATGTCGAATGTTTTTTATTTATTGAAAAAAGGTTACCATCCGCAGCAAATTGCAAAAAATTTGAAAATCCATCCTTATCGCGTCAAGTTGATGGTCGAGCAGCGTAACCGCCCTTCTGAGGAAAGTTTACTAAAGGCCCTGTATCAGCTAGCTGAAGTGGATTTACAGCTAAAAACTGCCGGTGGTAATCGGGAGCGGTACTTAGAACTGTTTTTACTACGACAACTGTAA
- a CDS encoding helix-hairpin-helix domain-containing protein — MIQSFWQKYRISVLLPGMLVISGLCYFYFSSSDSSPPQEELIETIQLTEPTAMIEPDQEAVLKQVIVDVKGAVLHPGVYELKPEQRIIDAVQLAGGYTPDAETQFINHAQKVLDEMVIYIPSKGEQIDQVASSFIAMPNAETSKDSEGVIDGKINLNQADEATLTTLTGIGPSKAQSIISFRQENGSFKSIEELKKVTGIGDKTFEKLKDSITVK, encoded by the coding sequence ATGATCCAATCTTTTTGGCAAAAGTATAGAATAAGTGTGTTGCTCCCCGGCATGCTTGTTATCAGTGGACTTTGTTACTTCTACTTTTCGAGTTCTGACTCTTCACCTCCCCAAGAAGAGCTCATCGAAACAATCCAACTTACTGAACCAACAGCAATGATAGAGCCTGATCAAGAAGCGGTCTTAAAACAGGTGATTGTTGATGTTAAAGGTGCTGTTTTACATCCAGGTGTTTATGAGCTTAAGCCAGAGCAACGTATTATCGATGCAGTGCAGTTAGCAGGTGGCTATACACCGGATGCAGAAACGCAGTTTATTAATCATGCTCAAAAAGTGTTAGATGAAATGGTCATTTATATTCCTTCGAAGGGTGAGCAAATAGATCAAGTAGCGTCTAGTTTTATCGCTATGCCGAATGCTGAAACGTCTAAAGATAGTGAGGGCGTCATAGACGGAAAGATTAATTTAAATCAGGCGGATGAGGCTACACTAACAACTTTAACAGGAATTGGACCGTCTAAGGCACAAAGCATTATTTCTTTTCGACAGGAAAACGGTAGCTTTAAATCGATAGAGGAGTTAAAAAAGGTTACTGGAATTGGCGACAAGACGTTTGAAAAACTAAAAGATTCAATAACGGTAAAGTAA
- a CDS encoding DNA internalization-related competence protein ComEC/Rec2, producing the protein MAVLVASLAAHKSTWLLVILLLLAMWLLYKGEPHVISALVVSAGLLSFFFLSIVQLTEPSSLPSSFQLTWTSEYKINGQKLRGFVQTETGEKLYVVYTMSSEQEKKFYENTSISGYRYLVQGELVAPTPPAHTYAFSMQDYLVSKGANGIFEVTSWKYVSAEKSIRTLLAQQRLHLKKQIEATFPQSLAAEAQALLIGLQDYVDEDLQRAYQKLGITHLFAISGLHVALVSWLFYEGLLRVGLRKEMARVVLLIILPIYGMLAGGAPSVWRAVSVVEFVMLMRYVKWRVPIDDALAISFIGFVLFEPGVIFQVGFQLSYLATLSIVYSRVIFKQSRGWMMQSFLITFVCQLLVYPLLLYHFYEVSISSFLANIIFVPLFSFIILPANIVLLVMTYTSIPMVKLMFNVYEPMRVWLTEAILYLQALPYQLWTPGKPAIWLVCMAFVSVLAGLYFLEERHFGKFVTVLVVPVVCIHIAPMLYNETKLTFLNVGQGDCTVIELPFRRAVYVVDAGGLLRFEQEAWKTSNSPYEVGKQVVVPFLKGKGIRAIDIFLVTHADADHVEGAEEVLAEIRMIEIHVTPGSIDKPVMQDLLVEAQRQKVSVKEKMQGTAWRVGETSFHYLWPRDTDYEGNNDSIVLYMQQGAFRALLTGDLEEDGERELIKLYGNQIANMTLLKAGHHGSKTSSSESFVELLQPELTIFSAGLNNRYKHPHDIVVERFIKRQLMTRTTAVDGSIEIRIQDYNWMMHTEKDLVQ; encoded by the coding sequence TTGGCTGTACTTGTAGCATCATTAGCTGCGCACAAGTCAACATGGCTGCTCGTTATCTTACTCCTATTAGCAATGTGGCTGCTCTATAAAGGTGAGCCACATGTGATTTCAGCGCTCGTTGTGAGCGCTGGACTTCTTTCGTTTTTCTTCTTATCAATCGTTCAATTGACGGAACCCTCCTCTTTACCGTCATCTTTTCAATTAACGTGGACAAGTGAATATAAAATTAATGGCCAAAAATTACGTGGCTTTGTGCAAACAGAGACTGGTGAAAAACTATATGTTGTGTATACCATGTCCTCAGAACAAGAGAAAAAATTTTATGAAAATACATCGATTTCAGGCTATAGGTATCTTGTACAAGGAGAGCTTGTAGCGCCGACGCCACCCGCCCATACTTACGCTTTCTCGATGCAAGATTATTTAGTGAGTAAAGGTGCAAATGGCATATTCGAAGTGACGAGTTGGAAATATGTATCCGCAGAGAAATCGATTCGAACACTTCTTGCACAACAAAGATTGCACTTGAAAAAGCAAATTGAGGCTACCTTCCCACAGTCATTGGCTGCAGAGGCACAGGCGCTTCTCATAGGCTTGCAGGATTATGTTGACGAGGACCTTCAACGGGCATATCAAAAACTCGGCATTACGCATTTATTTGCGATTTCAGGTCTACACGTGGCACTGGTGTCATGGTTGTTTTACGAAGGCCTTTTGCGCGTAGGCCTACGCAAAGAAATGGCTAGGGTTGTTTTACTTATTATTTTACCTATCTACGGGATGTTGGCTGGCGGTGCCCCTTCAGTATGGCGCGCAGTTTCTGTAGTTGAATTTGTCATGCTGATGCGTTATGTGAAGTGGCGTGTACCCATTGATGATGCACTTGCAATTAGCTTTATTGGATTTGTACTATTTGAACCAGGTGTCATTTTTCAGGTAGGTTTTCAATTGTCGTATTTAGCAACATTGAGCATTGTTTATTCAAGAGTGATTTTTAAACAATCAAGGGGTTGGATGATGCAGTCATTTTTGATAACATTTGTTTGCCAACTACTTGTTTATCCGCTATTGCTCTATCATTTTTATGAAGTTTCCATTTCCTCATTTTTAGCTAATATAATCTTCGTACCACTATTTTCATTTATCATTTTACCCGCTAATATTGTACTGCTTGTAATGACATATACATCGATACCTATGGTTAAGTTAATGTTCAATGTATATGAGCCAATGCGTGTTTGGCTGACGGAGGCAATACTCTATTTACAAGCACTACCGTATCAGCTTTGGACACCAGGTAAGCCTGCAATTTGGCTTGTTTGTATGGCATTTGTCAGTGTGTTAGCAGGTTTATATTTTTTAGAGGAAAGACACTTTGGTAAGTTCGTAACTGTGCTCGTCGTTCCAGTTGTTTGTATTCACATTGCGCCAATGCTATATAACGAGACAAAACTTACGTTTTTAAATGTAGGGCAGGGGGATTGTACGGTTATTGAACTGCCTTTTAGGCGAGCTGTGTATGTTGTTGATGCCGGTGGACTTCTTCGCTTTGAACAGGAGGCGTGGAAGACGTCTAATAGCCCATATGAGGTCGGTAAACAGGTTGTTGTGCCTTTTTTAAAGGGCAAGGGTATACGAGCAATAGATATTTTTTTAGTTACACATGCAGATGCTGATCATGTGGAGGGAGCAGAGGAAGTATTAGCGGAAATTCGCATGATAGAAATTCATGTAACACCAGGCTCAATCGATAAACCTGTGATGCAAGATTTGTTAGTAGAAGCACAGCGACAAAAGGTGTCGGTTAAAGAAAAGATGCAAGGAACAGCATGGCGAGTGGGCGAAACAAGCTTTCACTATTTATGGCCACGTGATACAGATTATGAGGGCAATAATGATTCAATTGTGTTATATATGCAGCAAGGGGCGTTTAGAGCGCTGCTAACAGGTGATTTGGAGGAGGATGGGGAAAGAGAGCTCATCAAGCTTTATGGCAACCAGATAGCGAATATGACGCTTTTAAAGGCAGGGCATCATGGCAGTAAAACGTCAAGTAGCGAGTCCTTTGTTGAGCTCTTACAGCCTGAATTGACGATTTTTAGTGCAGGGCTTAATAATCGCTACAAACACCCACATGATATCGTTGTCGAGCGTTTTATAAAACGACAATTAATGACAAGGACAACCGCAGTAGATGGCTCAATTGAAATCCGAATTCAGGATTATAACTGGATGATGCATACAGAAAAAGACCTTGTCCAATAG
- a CDS encoding YqzM family protein codes for MNPFEGKNIQCRRNDAIDSGIGFGVSFAVFAIMFIIAIVVDYAAM; via the coding sequence ATGAATCCATTTGAAGGTAAAAATATACAATGCAGACGTAACGATGCAATCGACTCAGGCATTGGTTTCGGCGTATCTTTTGCAGTCTTCGCTATTATGTTCATCATCGCAATAGTAGTAGACTATGCTGCAATGTAA
- the yqeK gene encoding bis(5'-nucleosyl)-tetraphosphatase (symmetrical) YqeK, with amino-acid sequence MEREQYLAAIKPRMPEKRYIHTIGVMETAIELAKVYGEDERKAETAAILHDIAKYADIAWMEKIVHDEKLDPRLIGWGSELLHGPVGAYIAEHEFGIVDEDVLNAIRFHTTGRVDMSRLEKILFVADMIEPNRHFDGVERLRKKVQKNLDKAVSACVRHTLAFLIDTKQAIYPLSIDCYNDLMKREDSEG; translated from the coding sequence ATGGAACGTGAACAGTATTTAGCGGCGATTAAGCCACGTATGCCTGAAAAGCGCTATATTCATACGATTGGTGTGATGGAAACAGCAATTGAGTTAGCGAAGGTTTACGGCGAGGACGAAAGAAAAGCTGAAACAGCGGCCATACTTCATGATATTGCGAAGTACGCAGATATCGCTTGGATGGAGAAAATTGTTCACGACGAAAAACTAGATCCCCGTCTGATTGGATGGGGCAGTGAGCTACTACATGGACCAGTTGGCGCGTATATTGCAGAACATGAATTTGGCATTGTTGATGAGGATGTATTAAATGCCATTCGGTTTCATACGACAGGACGCGTAGACATGAGCCGTTTAGAGAAAATACTTTTTGTTGCAGACATGATTGAACCAAATCGTCATTTTGATGGTGTAGAACGTCTGCGCAAGAAGGTACAAAAGAATTTGGATAAGGCCGTGAGTGCTTGTGTGCGTCATACATTGGCGTTTTTAATCGATACGAAGCAAGCGATTTATCCACTATCAATAGATTGTTATAACGATTTGATGAAAAGAGAGGACAGTGAAGGATGA
- the rpsT gene encoding 30S ribosomal protein S20 yields MPNIKSAIKRVKVNAKANAANSQAKSAMRTTVKKAENAVAVNAENAQELLQAAYKSLDKAASKGLIHKNAAARKKSRLAKKA; encoded by the coding sequence ATGCCAAACATTAAATCTGCGATTAAACGCGTAAAAGTTAACGCAAAAGCTAACGCTGCTAACTCTCAAGCTAAATCTGCAATGCGTACTACAGTGAAAAAAGCTGAAAACGCTGTTGCTGTTAACGCTGAAAACGCACAAGAACTTTTACAAGCAGCTTATAAATCTTTAGATAAAGCAGCTTCAAAAGGACTTATCCACAAAAACGCGGCGGCTCGTAAAAAGTCTCGCCTAGCTAAAAAAGCGTAA
- a CDS encoding acyltransferase, whose translation MQKRIQYMDSLRAIAILGVLLLHAATPYVVLYGKINEIDWQFGIIYNALSRWCVPIFLMISGALLLGRKEESLGDFFKKRANKILLPFIAWSIIYYAWATYMWSPGYSWKEFFIMFFNNQVYYHLWYFYALIGIYLLAPIFNIFINHASRQMIGYVIVLWILFYGGFRYYSYIVSNEFTLFFPLSEYIGFFLLGYYLAAFELTRKWRIGIYVLGMVGAIETVLRTNVLTEEQEQFTSYAFSYSSPNVIVMSIALFVFVKYWVNRKVVRGTYETSGIIKLIGQTSFGVYLVHAMILDKVRPYFFEGNELFFKPIIAIPMQVFIILVLSTFIVWIIQKIPLLKRIV comes from the coding sequence GTGCAAAAACGAATTCAGTATATGGACAGCTTACGTGCCATAGCAATTTTAGGCGTGCTGTTATTACATGCTGCGACACCATATGTCGTACTTTATGGTAAGATTAATGAAATTGATTGGCAATTCGGTATTATTTATAACGCATTGTCTCGATGGTGTGTACCAATTTTTTTAATGATTAGTGGGGCACTTTTACTTGGGCGAAAGGAAGAATCATTAGGCGATTTTTTCAAAAAACGTGCCAATAAAATTTTACTTCCATTTATTGCTTGGTCAATTATCTATTATGCATGGGCAACATATATGTGGAGCCCCGGCTATTCATGGAAAGAATTTTTTATAATGTTTTTCAACAATCAGGTATATTATCATCTATGGTATTTCTATGCACTTATCGGTATTTATTTATTAGCTCCGATATTTAATATATTCATCAATCATGCATCTAGACAAATGATTGGCTATGTAATCGTTCTATGGATTTTATTTTATGGCGGCTTCCGCTATTATTCCTATATTGTGAGTAATGAATTTACACTGTTTTTCCCGCTGAGTGAATACATTGGATTCTTTTTACTTGGCTATTATTTGGCGGCTTTTGAGTTAACGAGGAAATGGCGTATAGGAATATATGTCTTAGGAATGGTCGGTGCAATAGAAACAGTATTACGTACAAATGTTTTAACTGAGGAGCAGGAGCAATTTACAAGCTATGCTTTTTCGTACTCTAGCCCAAATGTTATCGTGATGAGTATTGCACTCTTTGTCTTCGTGAAATATTGGGTCAATCGAAAGGTAGTACGTGGTACGTATGAGACAAGCGGCATTATCAAACTAATTGGGCAAACCAGTTTTGGTGTGTACTTAGTTCATGCAATGATTCTAGATAAAGTACGTCCTTATTTTTTTGAAGGCAATGAGCTTTTTTTTAAGCCGATTATTGCAATTCCGATGCAAGTGTTCATTATTTTAGTTCTATCAACATTTATTGTGTGGATCATTCAAAAAATACCGCTATTAAAACGAATTGTCTAG
- the rsfS gene encoding ribosome silencing factor, which yields MTSTLLQAAYKAIDDKHGEDIVVLNMQGISLLADYFIIAHGNSDRQVQAIARELQDVAVKEGHEIRRVEGFDGARWILVDLGDVVAHVFHKDERAYYNLERLWGDAPQLDIPEA from the coding sequence ATGACTTCAACTTTATTACAAGCAGCTTACAAAGCAATTGACGACAAACATGGTGAGGATATTGTCGTATTAAATATGCAAGGTATTTCACTATTAGCAGATTACTTCATTATCGCTCATGGTAACTCAGACCGCCAAGTGCAAGCAATTGCACGTGAATTACAAGATGTGGCAGTGAAAGAGGGCCATGAGATTCGTCGAGTGGAAGGCTTCGATGGCGCACGTTGGATTCTTGTAGACCTAGGTGATGTTGTGGCACACGTATTCCACAAGGATGAGCGTGCTTATTATAACTTAGAGCGTCTTTGGGGTGATGCACCTCAATTAGACATTCCTGAGGCGTAA
- a CDS encoding GNAT family N-acetyltransferase, which produces MKIRAANLEDVGKIARVHVDSWKSTYANIIPQSYLENLSYEKRENLWQQNVLNEHVFVAENDNGEIIGFCCGGKNRSDSYSDFEGELSAIYLIENYQGKGIGQQLVKTIIQCITNSGMNSMLVFVLADNPSKYFYEKLGASFINSIEIKIANKKLIAHVYGWKDLKHQVLI; this is translated from the coding sequence ATGAAGATCAGAGCTGCAAATCTTGAAGATGTGGGAAAAATAGCTAGAGTACATGTAGATAGTTGGAAAAGTACATATGCAAATATTATTCCACAAAGTTATCTTGAAAATTTATCTTATGAAAAAAGAGAAAATTTGTGGCAGCAAAATGTCCTTAATGAACATGTATTTGTTGCGGAAAATGATAATGGTGAAATTATTGGTTTTTGTTGTGGAGGTAAGAATCGAAGCGATTCATATAGTGATTTTGAAGGGGAATTAAGTGCAATATATTTAATAGAAAATTATCAAGGCAAAGGCATCGGGCAACAGCTCGTAAAAACAATTATTCAATGTATAACAAATTCTGGCATGAATTCAATGCTAGTATTCGTATTAGCAGATAATCCATCAAAATACTTTTACGAAAAACTAGGCGCTTCATTTATTAATAGCATTGAAATAAAAATAGCTAATAAGAAGCTAATAGCGCATGTCTATGGATGGAAAGATTTAAAGCATCAAGTACTTATTTGA
- the spoIIP gene encoding stage II sporulation protein P, translated as MTLLKKLQWSTGLLLFFFVLPVIAGQLPFNKQASTPLKQPEDKQVVFAATNLAEQSVLEQTKDPFKVLLLFTHTHEAYEPMVQAVSGKVATSHETTNIFSLQDMIVNHFNVNGLQTEVLGVDVMKEIKLEGRGYHEAYNVMRPHLSKNLETNKYDLILDLHRDSLKHDRTTLTYNGENYAKIALVVGAEHANYRWNTAYAESLSTTLNSIVPNISKGVISKSGDGVDGRYNQDLAKQMMIVEVGGIGNNEEEINRTIAVLGKAIAKAFATEKK; from the coding sequence GTGACTTTGCTAAAAAAACTACAATGGTCAACTGGTCTATTATTGTTCTTCTTCGTATTACCTGTCATTGCTGGGCAACTTCCGTTCAACAAGCAAGCATCGACTCCGTTAAAGCAACCAGAGGATAAACAAGTCGTGTTTGCCGCTACGAATTTGGCTGAACAAAGTGTGCTAGAGCAGACGAAAGATCCCTTTAAAGTTTTATTGTTATTTACCCATACACATGAAGCATATGAGCCAATGGTGCAAGCTGTCAGCGGAAAAGTAGCGACTTCTCATGAAACAACCAACATTTTTAGTTTGCAAGATATGATTGTCAATCATTTTAATGTAAATGGATTGCAAACAGAGGTTCTAGGTGTAGATGTCATGAAAGAAATTAAACTAGAAGGCAGAGGATATCATGAAGCTTACAATGTGATGAGACCACATTTGAGTAAAAATTTAGAAACAAATAAATATGATTTAATATTAGATTTACATCGAGATTCTTTAAAACATGATCGAACAACCTTAACGTATAATGGTGAAAACTATGCGAAAATAGCCTTAGTTGTAGGAGCTGAGCATGCGAATTATCGATGGAACACTGCATATGCTGAAAGTTTATCGACAACATTAAATTCGATTGTTCCTAATATTTCTAAGGGCGTTATATCTAAAAGTGGCGATGGTGTCGATGGACGTTACAATCAAGATTTAGCAAAACAAATGATGATTGTAGAGGTTGGGGGAATTGGCAATAATGAAGAGGAAATTAATCGAACAATTGCTGTTTTAGGGAAAGCTATTGCAAAAGCTTTTGCAACGGAAAAGAAATAA
- the gpr gene encoding GPR endopeptidase: protein MQNLNWQRTDLIDESDEVVLHQTREQKETLEQSSGVQVEDRNAGRVKITDVQVNPEGEKQIGKKEGQYITLSVPTLTLEDKDGFQQLEEALLSNFKKLHESISWKNDDKILIIGLGNRTITPDAIGPYLIDHLHSLEQIDDKFVMYAPGVTGQTGYETGEFVAALAERLKPKLIIVVDALATRASSRLCKTIQLTDTGIHPGSGVGNKRQEISFEMLGVPVTAIGVPTVVDAPVLIADAVEQMLRSIAARVAERGKPSSKLSLSSWQPDINKELDMSLITPIFGEWATWSKEERQQLFEETFAASHSQLMVTPKEADYWIDKYATLISSMLMKWASEL from the coding sequence ATGCAAAATTTAAATTGGCAACGTACAGACTTAATTGATGAATCGGATGAGGTTGTTTTACATCAAACGAGGGAGCAAAAAGAAACACTAGAGCAGTCAAGTGGTGTTCAAGTGGAAGATCGAAATGCTGGCCGAGTAAAAATTACGGATGTGCAAGTCAACCCGGAAGGCGAAAAACAAATCGGTAAAAAGGAAGGGCAGTATATTACACTGTCTGTCCCAACCCTTACGTTGGAAGATAAGGATGGTTTTCAACAGCTTGAGGAGGCACTCCTTTCGAATTTTAAAAAATTACACGAGTCGATTTCCTGGAAAAATGATGACAAAATTTTAATCATAGGTTTAGGAAATCGCACAATTACACCTGATGCCATAGGCCCTTATTTAATCGATCATTTGCATAGTCTTGAGCAAATCGATGACAAATTTGTCATGTACGCGCCAGGGGTAACAGGACAGACAGGCTATGAAACAGGTGAATTTGTCGCAGCATTGGCAGAACGTTTAAAACCAAAGCTAATTATTGTAGTAGATGCCCTCGCAACGAGAGCAAGTAGTCGTTTATGCAAAACAATTCAGCTTACAGATACGGGTATTCACCCTGGTTCTGGCGTAGGGAATAAGCGCCAGGAAATTTCATTTGAAATGCTTGGCGTTCCTGTAACAGCAATCGGTGTCCCGACAGTGGTGGATGCACCCGTTTTAATCGCGGATGCAGTAGAGCAAATGTTACGCTCTATAGCGGCACGTGTCGCAGAACGTGGTAAACCCTCTTCTAAATTATCACTATCTTCTTGGCAGCCAGATATCAACAAAGAATTAGATATGTCACTGATAACACCAATCTTTGGGGAATGGGCTACATGGTCAAAGGAGGAGCGTCAGCAGTTGTTTGAAGAAACATTTGCGGCTTCTCATTCACAGCTAATGGTCACACCAAAGGAAGCTGATTATTGGATAGATAAGTATGCAACACTCATTTCATCTATGCTAATGAAATGGGCAAGCGAACTATAA